A part of Bubalus bubalis isolate 160015118507 breed Murrah chromosome 6, NDDB_SH_1, whole genome shotgun sequence genomic DNA contains:
- the TSACC gene encoding TSSK6-activating co-chaperone protein isoform X1 has product MCINNKGTTPEGVQMEQLPSHPTNRRAKEEGNTVPLCRAKPSPSFINLQASSPPVTFLKILPTKLPSGIDHKPKECLGLLECMYANLQLQTQLAQQQMAILENLQASMTQLAPGKENKNSSLPALSRNLLFSHLPQFSK; this is encoded by the exons ATGTGTATCAACAACAAGG gcaCCACACCTGAGGGTGTTCAGATGGAGCAGCTTCCTAGTCATCCTACTAACAGAAGAG CCAAAGAGGAGGGTAATACTGTGCCTCTTTGTCGAGCCAAACCCTCCCCCAGCTTTATTAATCTTCAAGCAAGTTCCCCACCAGTCACTTTCCTGAAAATCCTGCCAACAAAGTTGCCGTCAG GTATTGACCACAAGCCCAAGGAATGCCTAGGACTCCTAGAATGTATGTATGCCAATCTCCAGCTTCAGACCCAGCTCGCCCAACAACAGATGGCTATTTTGGAAAATTTACAAGCATCCATGACACAACTGGCTCctgggaaagaaaacaagaactcTTCTCTCCCAGCCTTATCTCGCAATCTATTGTTCAGTCACCTGCCCCAATTCAGTAAATGA
- the TSACC gene encoding TSSK6-activating co-chaperone protein isoform X2, producing MEQLPSHPTNRRAKEEGNTVPLCRAKPSPSFINLQASSPPVTFLKILPTKLPSGIDHKPKECLGLLECMYANLQLQTQLAQQQMAILENLQASMTQLAPGKENKNSSLPALSRNLLFSHLPQFSK from the exons ATGGAGCAGCTTCCTAGTCATCCTACTAACAGAAGAG CCAAAGAGGAGGGTAATACTGTGCCTCTTTGTCGAGCCAAACCCTCCCCCAGCTTTATTAATCTTCAAGCAAGTTCCCCACCAGTCACTTTCCTGAAAATCCTGCCAACAAAGTTGCCGTCAG GTATTGACCACAAGCCCAAGGAATGCCTAGGACTCCTAGAATGTATGTATGCCAATCTCCAGCTTCAGACCCAGCTCGCCCAACAACAGATGGCTATTTTGGAAAATTTACAAGCATCCATGACACAACTGGCTCctgggaaagaaaacaagaactcTTCTCTCCCAGCCTTATCTCGCAATCTATTGTTCAGTCACCTGCCCCAATTCAGTAAATGA